The Paenibacillus tianjinensis genome has a window encoding:
- a CDS encoding GNAT family N-acetyltransferase has product MSSVTEVKFVEVHPDNEDLHELINQLDEDLKVRYPHEMIYVVDFSDPKVHEMTFVVAYLSGRPVGCGGLRPLDSGSKVMELKRFYVDPGSRKQGIANKMLLHLEARAIAAGCGEIKLETGIKQPEAIALYVKHGYRPIDLFGPYIGDPDSLCYGKILS; this is encoded by the coding sequence ATGTCATCTGTTACTGAAGTGAAATTTGTTGAAGTCCATCCTGATAATGAGGACTTGCACGAGCTAATCAACCAACTGGACGAAGATTTAAAGGTGCGGTACCCCCATGAAATGATTTACGTTGTGGATTTCTCCGATCCCAAAGTTCACGAGATGACCTTCGTAGTGGCTTATCTTAGCGGGAGACCGGTAGGCTGCGGAGGACTGCGGCCGCTTGACAGCGGGAGCAAGGTCATGGAATTGAAACGTTTCTACGTGGATCCGGGCAGCCGCAAGCAGGGGATTGCGAACAAAATGCTCCTCCATCTTGAGGCCAGAGCGATAGCTGCCGGCTGCGGGGAGATTAAACTGGAGACAGGAATTAAGCAGCCGGAAGCCATCGCACTCTACGTAAAACACGGCTACCGGCCGATTGATCTGTTCGGTCCTTATATTGGTGATCCGGACAGCCTCTGCTACGGTAAAATATTGTCCTGA
- a CDS encoding carbohydrate ABC transporter permease, with amino-acid sequence MAEPVITSPHAESKRPFLTEQRRSRITAYTFISPFFILFSIFGLYPIFFTFYLSFFKWDALNPMKFVGFKNYDLVTSDPTFWISFTNTLIMGLMGTVPQVMLALLLAVLLHSGMTKFKKTFRILYFMPNITSIVAVTLVFSTLFGNNGMINWMLNGLGLDSVAFNSGWWGVKIAISTMVMWRWTGYNAILFLSGLQSIPMDLYEAARIDGANRRQQLFSITLPLLKPFIIFVSLQSTIGALQLFTEPYVFLGQAGTGSTRQEGITMVTYLYSEAFRNGFFGTAAATAVMLFLVTILFSILNMLISRGAVGDTGGKKA; translated from the coding sequence ATGGCAGAACCCGTAATTACGAGTCCGCATGCCGAGAGCAAACGCCCTTTTTTAACTGAACAAAGACGGAGCCGGATTACGGCCTATACCTTCATTTCTCCGTTCTTTATTCTGTTCTCGATATTTGGACTATACCCGATTTTCTTCACCTTTTATTTGTCCTTCTTTAAATGGGATGCACTCAATCCGATGAAGTTTGTCGGCTTCAAGAACTATGATCTGGTCACCAGTGACCCGACCTTCTGGATTTCATTTACCAATACACTCATTATGGGGCTTATGGGAACGGTTCCCCAGGTTATGCTGGCTCTGCTGCTGGCAGTCCTTCTGCACTCAGGGATGACCAAATTCAAAAAAACGTTTCGCATTCTTTACTTCATGCCGAATATTACGTCCATTGTGGCCGTTACACTTGTATTCAGCACCTTGTTCGGAAACAACGGAATGATCAACTGGATGCTGAACGGCCTAGGGCTTGATAGCGTCGCCTTTAACTCCGGCTGGTGGGGAGTAAAGATAGCCATTTCCACCATGGTAATGTGGCGCTGGACTGGTTACAATGCAATTCTCTTCCTGTCCGGGCTGCAGAGTATCCCGATGGATTTGTACGAAGCCGCCCGCATCGACGGCGCGAACCGCAGACAGCAGCTGTTCTCGATCACTTTGCCGCTGCTTAAGCCCTTCATTATCTTCGTGTCCCTGCAGTCAACGATCGGCGCGCTGCAGCTCTTCACAGAACCTTATGTATTCCTCGGACAGGCGGGCACAGGCTCTACCCGTCAGGAAGGGATTACGATGGTTACGTATCTTTACAGCGAAGCATTCCGCAACGGATTCTTTGGTACAGCGGCGGCCACAGCAGTCATGCTGTTCCTCGTTACAATTCTATTCTCCATCCTTAATATGCTGATTTCCAGAGGCGCAGTCGGAGACACTGGAGGTAAAAAAGCGTGA
- a CDS encoding VanZ family protein: MRPIAKPRKQRSSSSRTGSSQSRPRLQLGKWMLLFLYSAAVIYWMFLGFGRTVRTEGPLKYNLELLRTVKLYFNLDNGVSVTGRLINLVGNVAVFIPFGVLFPLLLRKFRSLLILTLWAVPSILLLEIFQMLLRVGSFDVDDLLLNLIGVWVGYVLLRMNKHF; encoded by the coding sequence GTGAGACCCATCGCTAAACCGCGAAAACAACGAAGCAGTTCATCACGTACCGGAAGCTCACAGAGCCGTCCGCGTCTGCAGCTTGGGAAATGGATGTTGCTGTTTCTGTATAGTGCGGCCGTGATCTACTGGATGTTTCTTGGTTTTGGACGGACTGTCCGGACAGAGGGGCCGTTGAAATATAATCTGGAGCTGCTGCGTACCGTGAAGCTTTATTTTAATTTGGATAATGGAGTATCCGTCACCGGCAGATTAATTAATCTCGTTGGCAATGTGGCTGTATTCATTCCGTTTGGCGTGTTATTCCCGCTGCTGCTGAGAAAATTCCGTTCCTTACTTATACTGACCTTATGGGCAGTTCCTAGTATTTTGCTGCTGGAAATCTTTCAGATGCTGCTGCGGGTTGGCAGCTTCGATGTGGATGATCTTCTGCTCAATTTAATAGGTGTATGGGTAGGATATGTACTGCTTCGTATGAATAAACACTTTTAG
- a CDS encoding MMPL family transporter: MKTILKARWAVITVWLAVAVVLFMTAPAMSDLVREKGQISVPDGYTSSRAAEIMREVAAAKGGETLHQVALVFNKPEGLSAEDKESIKQGVEKLAGDKEALKLDSITDPFSQSELADTLIAKDGNTIMVALSVKGGEEEVKALPDKVDELLGDVTADHYLTSEGLITEDTIVSSEAGLKKSEYITVIFILLILFVVFRSFVAPFVPLLTVGLSYIVSQSIVSFLVDRFDFPLSTFTQIFMVAVMFGIGTDYCILLISRFKEEMATAEDTKSAIISTYRKAGGTVFYSGLAVFVGFLAIGLSKFMLYRSAVAVAVGIAVMLLALVTVVPFFMAVLGKKLFWPSRGKLEHSESRIWGAAGSFSLKRPWAALLIVAAVVAPFLITYDGKLSFNSMDEIGSNYASVKGFNIISESFGPGESMTGKIVIKNDDRMDSSEYMGLAEKISRELEKVDGVKSVRSMSRPTGEQINDFLIPTQVATLSDGLDQSNDGLTKIQSGLAEASKQLSDNEPKLQEAVSGSAKLTEGTAELKQGIAALGDGLSRIESGIKSGSAGAGEIKAGLAQAAASAKQLAAANAALLQGYKKIGAGLTALDGGLGGLQTQLEGVASALTGLDASFTGLEGSHPELLQDMNYQTIKGTVTQTGTGATQLAAGLGQISGQLQNAAAGLTEANAGYAKAAAGQTALAQGLEKLVAGIGQLQTGLNQAAAGQGQIVDKIPSISSGLDQLQGGQQQLADGFGQLTGQIGELTSGLSDSADGLKQITTGLSSAQDYLQQIQDAKDDELSGFFVPAEALEAKGMQQVFDTYLSDDRKVMTLDVVFSYNPYSSEAIDSMGDIQAAVDRAVKGTKLENAETAISGVTSTYSDLQKISNEDYTRTVVLMLAGIFIILVLLLRSVIMPLYLIVSLVITYFTALGITEAIFVNLMDYSGITWTTPFFSFVMLIALGVDYSIFLMARFNENKTWDVREAILHAMRNMGTVILSAVVILGGTFASMYPSGVLSMMQIATVVLSGLALYALVFLPFFVPVMVRMFGRANWWPFSVKDSGETTKHDMHM; the protein is encoded by the coding sequence TTGAAGACCATACTGAAAGCTAGATGGGCTGTGATAACAGTCTGGCTCGCCGTCGCTGTTGTGTTATTCATGACTGCACCGGCCATGTCCGATCTGGTTCGCGAGAAGGGGCAAATCTCCGTTCCGGACGGATATACCTCTTCCCGTGCAGCCGAAATTATGCGCGAGGTCGCAGCTGCCAAGGGCGGAGAGACTCTGCACCAGGTAGCCCTTGTGTTCAATAAGCCGGAAGGGCTTAGCGCCGAAGATAAAGAGAGCATCAAACAAGGCGTGGAGAAGCTGGCTGGAGACAAGGAGGCACTTAAGCTTGACTCCATAACAGATCCTTTTTCGCAGTCAGAGCTGGCGGATACGCTGATTGCCAAAGACGGTAATACCATCATGGTGGCGCTGTCGGTAAAAGGCGGGGAGGAAGAGGTAAAAGCGCTGCCGGATAAGGTGGATGAATTGCTCGGAGATGTCACTGCCGATCACTATCTGACCAGTGAAGGGCTGATTACCGAAGATACGATTGTCAGTTCGGAAGCGGGCCTGAAGAAATCAGAATACATTACCGTTATTTTTATTCTGCTGATTCTGTTTGTAGTGTTCCGTTCCTTCGTGGCGCCATTTGTGCCGCTGCTGACGGTAGGACTGAGTTATATTGTATCGCAGTCGATCGTATCCTTCCTGGTTGACCGTTTTGACTTCCCGTTATCGACCTTCACACAAATCTTCATGGTTGCTGTAATGTTCGGGATCGGGACGGATTACTGTATTCTGCTGATCAGCCGCTTTAAGGAAGAAATGGCTACTGCAGAAGATACGAAAAGCGCCATTATATCAACTTACCGTAAAGCAGGCGGCACAGTGTTTTATTCGGGTCTTGCCGTATTCGTCGGCTTTTTGGCAATCGGCCTCTCGAAGTTCATGCTGTACCGTTCAGCGGTGGCCGTGGCGGTAGGGATTGCGGTAATGCTGCTGGCCCTCGTGACCGTAGTTCCCTTTTTTATGGCCGTTCTAGGCAAAAAGCTGTTCTGGCCTTCACGCGGCAAGCTGGAGCATAGTGAAAGCCGTATTTGGGGCGCTGCAGGCTCCTTCTCACTGAAAAGACCCTGGGCGGCGCTGCTGATTGTAGCGGCTGTCGTTGCTCCGTTCCTGATCACTTATGACGGGAAGCTGTCTTTCAACAGCATGGATGAAATCGGTTCGAATTATGCCTCGGTGAAAGGCTTTAATATCATTTCGGAGAGCTTTGGCCCGGGTGAATCGATGACGGGTAAAATCGTGATCAAAAATGACGACCGCATGGATAGCTCGGAATATATGGGCCTGGCTGAAAAAATCAGCCGCGAGCTGGAAAAGGTGGATGGCGTCAAGTCGGTACGCAGTATGTCACGTCCAACCGGGGAACAAATCAATGATTTCCTGATTCCGACCCAGGTAGCTACCCTGTCAGACGGTCTGGATCAGAGCAATGACGGACTGACCAAGATCCAGTCAGGGCTTGCGGAAGCTAGCAAGCAGCTGAGCGACAATGAACCGAAGCTCCAGGAGGCTGTATCCGGCAGTGCGAAGCTGACGGAAGGCACGGCGGAGCTCAAACAGGGCATTGCTGCGCTTGGCGACGGCCTCTCCCGGATTGAGAGCGGCATTAAAAGCGGTTCTGCAGGCGCCGGAGAGATCAAGGCCGGTCTGGCCCAGGCTGCAGCCAGTGCGAAGCAGCTGGCAGCTGCGAATGCTGCGCTGCTCCAAGGCTATAAGAAAATTGGCGCAGGGCTGACTGCGCTTGACGGAGGTCTTGGCGGACTGCAAACCCAGCTCGAAGGTGTGGCCTCCGCATTAACTGGACTGGATGCTTCATTCACCGGACTTGAAGGCAGTCATCCTGAGCTGCTTCAAGATATGAATTACCAGACGATCAAAGGTACTGTAACTCAAACCGGCACAGGTGCTACACAGCTTGCAGCAGGGCTCGGTCAGATTTCCGGCCAGCTTCAAAACGCAGCGGCAGGCTTGACTGAAGCTAACGCCGGTTATGCCAAGGCGGCGGCAGGTCAGACTGCACTGGCCCAGGGCCTTGAGAAGCTGGTGGCCGGAATCGGACAGCTGCAGACAGGTTTGAACCAGGCGGCAGCCGGCCAAGGCCAGATTGTGGATAAGATTCCGTCGATCAGCAGCGGGCTGGATCAGCTTCAGGGCGGACAGCAGCAGCTGGCTGACGGCTTTGGACAGCTGACCGGGCAGATTGGTGAGCTGACCAGCGGCCTTAGCGACAGTGCGGACGGCCTCAAGCAGATCACTACCGGACTAAGCTCTGCCCAGGATTACCTGCAGCAGATTCAGGATGCCAAAGACGATGAGCTGAGCGGATTCTTTGTTCCGGCGGAAGCTTTGGAAGCCAAAGGCATGCAGCAGGTCTTTGACACTTATCTGTCTGATGACCGTAAGGTGATGACGCTGGATGTTGTATTTTCTTATAATCCTTACAGCTCCGAAGCGATTGACAGTATGGGAGATATTCAGGCGGCAGTTGACCGTGCGGTTAAAGGCACGAAGCTGGAAAATGCCGAAACAGCAATCAGCGGGGTTACCAGCACCTACAGCGACTTGCAAAAGATCTCTAACGAGGACTATACGCGGACGGTTGTGCTGATGCTTGCGGGTATCTTTATCATTCTCGTATTGCTGCTTCGCTCGGTTATTATGCCGCTTTATTTGATTGTATCCCTAGTAATCACTTACTTTACGGCGCTTGGCATTACCGAAGCGATCTTCGTGAATCTGATGGATTATTCCGGCATTACCTGGACCACACCGTTCTTCAGCTTTGTAATGCTGATTGCACTTGGAGTAGACTACAGTATCTTCCTGATGGCCCGCTTTAACGAGAACAAAACATGGGATGTGCGTGAAGCGATTCTGCATGCGATGCGCAATATGGGTACGGTTATCCTGTCAGCAGTAGTCATTTTGGGCGGCACCTTTGCTTCCATGTATCCATCCGGTGTATTGTCGATGATGCAGATTGCCACTGTGGTACTCTCAGGGCTTGCCCTGTACGCTTTGGTCTTCCTGCCGTTCTTCGTACCTGTCATGGTCCGTATGTTCGGCCGCGCGAACTGGTGGCCATTTAGCGTCAAGGACAGCGGAGAGACTACCAAGCATGACATGCATATGTAA
- a CDS encoding aldo/keto reductase — MSTVTSPIELRKLGQSDLEVSPLGLGCWQFSRGSGIVGKYWSNLEDADILEIVRASLEGGMNWVDTAEIYGGGKSEQALAYVLDQLKREGSIHATPLIATKWWPMLRTAGSITSTIDERIRCLGGRNIDLYQIHQPFSLSSIAREMKAMAGLVKAGKIRYVGVSNYSAKQMTEAHRLLQQYGLSLVSNQVKYNLLHRNIDHNGTMAAAKELGISIIAYSPLQQGILTGRFHNDPAQIRAVSRLRRMQSGLGEKSLARSKPLIDLLAVLAGKYGVTPGQIALNWLIYYHGDTVVAIPGASKVRHARENIGAMSFRLDKQELEQLNDASWAALK; from the coding sequence ATGAGTACAGTGACATCACCAATCGAATTACGTAAGCTAGGACAATCGGATCTGGAGGTTTCACCGCTGGGCCTCGGATGCTGGCAATTTAGCCGGGGGAGCGGAATTGTAGGGAAGTACTGGAGTAATCTTGAGGATGCGGATATCCTCGAGATTGTGCGGGCGAGTCTGGAGGGCGGCATGAACTGGGTGGATACAGCGGAAATTTACGGGGGCGGGAAGTCGGAACAGGCGCTTGCGTATGTGCTGGACCAGCTGAAGCGCGAGGGCAGCATCCATGCCACACCGCTGATTGCCACCAAGTGGTGGCCGATGCTCCGCACAGCGGGGTCGATAACCTCTACCATTGATGAACGTATCCGCTGTCTGGGCGGACGTAATATTGATTTATATCAGATTCACCAGCCCTTTTCGTTATCTTCCATCGCAAGGGAGATGAAGGCGATGGCCGGTTTAGTTAAAGCAGGCAAAATCCGATATGTTGGTGTAAGCAATTATTCGGCCAAACAAATGACGGAAGCGCACCGCCTGCTGCAGCAATATGGCTTGTCGTTAGTCTCGAACCAGGTGAAATACAATCTGCTGCACCGCAATATTGACCATAACGGCACGATGGCAGCCGCTAAGGAGCTCGGTATCTCGATTATTGCCTATTCTCCGTTACAGCAGGGTATTCTAACCGGTCGATTCCATAATGACCCCGCACAGATCCGTGCGGTATCGCGACTGCGGAGGATGCAATCGGGCCTGGGTGAGAAGAGCCTGGCCCGCAGCAAGCCACTGATTGATCTTCTTGCCGTCTTAGCCGGAAAATATGGAGTTACACCGGGCCAGATTGCCCTAAACTGGCTGATTTATTATCACGGCGATACGGTGGTTGCTATACCCGGTGCTTCTAAGGTCCGGCACGCCCGGGAGAATATAGGTGCCATGAGCTTCCGGCTGGATAAGCAGGAGCTGGAACAATTGAATGATGCCTCATGGGCGGCTTTGAAATAG
- the rpiA gene encoding ribose-5-phosphate isomerase RpiA, whose product MSVNVKQLAAEKAVEYVQDGMKVGLGTGSTAYWAIRKLGERVQQGLKITAVATSQASEDQARELGIPLVAFGDIDSLDLTIDGADELDGELQLIKGGGGALLREKIVAMGSTRMIVVADESKAVQTLGKFPLPVEIVPFAWEWTVAKLAKLGCKPELRRNGDELYKTDNGNYIADCRFEVIPSAPELALSLQSISGVVDHGLFIGIASMAIIGKNDGSIEIIEGETHR is encoded by the coding sequence ATGAGTGTCAATGTGAAGCAGCTGGCTGCGGAGAAAGCCGTGGAATATGTGCAGGATGGCATGAAGGTGGGACTGGGTACAGGTTCAACCGCCTATTGGGCCATCCGTAAGCTGGGAGAGCGCGTGCAGCAGGGGCTGAAAATTACCGCTGTCGCCACTTCCCAGGCTTCCGAGGATCAGGCGCGCGAGCTGGGGATTCCGCTGGTTGCTTTTGGTGATATTGACAGCCTGGATCTGACAATTGACGGCGCGGATGAATTGGACGGGGAGCTTCAGCTGATTAAAGGGGGAGGCGGGGCTCTGCTGCGCGAGAAAATCGTAGCTATGGGCAGCACCCGCATGATTGTTGTTGCCGACGAGAGTAAAGCGGTGCAGACGCTTGGTAAATTCCCGCTTCCGGTAGAGATCGTTCCCTTTGCCTGGGAATGGACGGTTGCGAAGCTTGCGAAGCTCGGCTGCAAACCGGAGCTGCGCCGAAACGGCGATGAGCTCTACAAGACGGATAACGGCAATTACATTGCGGACTGCCGGTTTGAAGTCATTCCTTCCGCTCCTGAACTGGCCTTATCGCTGCAGAGTATTTCAGGTGTAGTGGATCACGGGCTGTTCATTGGAATCGCCAGCATGGCCATTATCGGCAAGAATGACGGCAGCATCGAAATTATCGAAGGTGAGACCCATCGCTAA
- a CDS encoding ABC transporter substrate-binding protein, with amino-acid sequence MKKVKHLALTLASIMLVGSLAACGGNNNAGNNATKENTGNNAASTNAPATEEASAEPAEKVELSFWTLGNVNYEELANEYTKEHPNVTIKIQNTGDQTAHHNNLTTALSAGSGAPDIFQLEIGFMERFISAQDKFYNLNDLGAKDIQANYLDWKWKQASSIDGSFQLGLPTDIGPTVVYYRTDLAEAAGLPSDPEGFSAAIDTWDKFAAVAKAYKDKTGKYFSDLTDLTYNALRDQSEDEIYFSKADGKFIGDTNPQVKKAYDFTVKGIQEGWISNYLLWSPEWGQGMSDGSFAVVMGPAWMAGNIKSNAPDSSGKWKIAQLPEGAGNWGGSFITLPKEGKHPKEAYDFISWLVNKDNQLESFKTKGLMPSIPALYEDPAFVDFKDDFFGGQQTAVEFGKAANRVKPVYYGPLHDQTDTFFKNALKNVIEKKADPAKEWDDAVKQAKTLAERS; translated from the coding sequence ATGAAAAAAGTAAAGCACCTGGCGCTGACACTTGCGTCCATCATGCTTGTAGGTTCACTTGCAGCATGCGGAGGCAACAACAACGCAGGAAACAATGCTACGAAAGAGAATACAGGTAACAACGCAGCAAGCACTAATGCACCGGCAACAGAAGAAGCAAGCGCAGAGCCGGCTGAAAAAGTGGAGCTTTCGTTCTGGACACTCGGTAACGTCAACTATGAAGAGCTGGCGAACGAGTATACGAAGGAGCACCCGAACGTTACGATCAAAATTCAGAATACCGGTGACCAGACGGCACATCACAACAATCTGACGACTGCTTTGTCTGCCGGTTCAGGCGCACCTGATATTTTCCAGCTTGAAATCGGTTTCATGGAGCGCTTTATCAGTGCTCAGGACAAATTTTACAACTTGAACGATTTGGGTGCCAAAGACATTCAGGCTAACTATCTGGACTGGAAATGGAAGCAGGCTTCCTCCATCGACGGCAGCTTCCAGCTTGGGCTTCCGACAGATATCGGCCCTACAGTTGTATATTATCGTACCGATTTGGCTGAAGCAGCCGGACTGCCAAGCGATCCGGAAGGATTCAGCGCAGCTATCGACACTTGGGACAAATTCGCAGCTGTAGCCAAAGCTTACAAAGACAAAACCGGCAAATATTTCTCCGATTTGACCGATCTTACGTACAACGCTTTGCGTGACCAGTCCGAAGATGAAATCTACTTCAGCAAAGCTGACGGCAAATTCATCGGTGATACTAATCCGCAAGTGAAAAAGGCTTACGACTTCACCGTTAAAGGTATTCAAGAAGGCTGGATCAGCAACTATCTGCTGTGGTCGCCTGAGTGGGGCCAAGGTATGAGCGACGGTTCGTTCGCTGTAGTTATGGGTCCTGCATGGATGGCCGGCAACATCAAGAGCAATGCGCCGGATTCCTCCGGCAAATGGAAAATCGCACAGCTTCCTGAAGGTGCCGGCAACTGGGGCGGTTCGTTCATCACCCTGCCGAAAGAAGGCAAGCATCCGAAAGAAGCCTATGATTTCATTTCTTGGTTGGTCAACAAAGACAATCAGCTCGAATCGTTCAAGACAAAGGGCCTGATGCCTTCGATTCCTGCACTGTATGAAGATCCGGCATTTGTAGATTTCAAAGATGATTTCTTTGGTGGCCAGCAAACAGCGGTAGAATTCGGTAAAGCGGCAAACCGCGTTAAACCGGTATACTACGGACCACTGCATGACCAGACTGACACTTTCTTCAAAAACGCGCTTAAAAACGTGATTGAAAAGAAAGCGGACCCTGCAAAAGAGTGGGACGATGCTGTAAAACAAGCGAAGACCTTGGCTGAACGGAGCTAG
- a CDS encoding GNAT family N-acetyltransferase, with protein sequence MLIDLKQRVGTAEVDELLSYAVIEEPDALWRASAEYSKHAALQLCGWEEEGLLLGLVGFEETEDGSLDIRHIAVLPENRGKGYARGMILELLTARQPRYLLAETEDEIAADFYRALGFMVYSLGENPAGIEMFRCVYEVEETEDEE encoded by the coding sequence ATGCTGATAGATCTGAAGCAGCGTGTCGGAACAGCCGAAGTGGATGAGCTGCTGTCTTACGCCGTAATCGAAGAACCGGATGCGCTGTGGCGCGCTTCAGCCGAATACAGCAAGCATGCTGCGCTGCAGCTGTGCGGCTGGGAAGAAGAAGGGCTGCTGCTAGGCCTGGTAGGCTTTGAAGAGACCGAGGACGGTTCACTTGACATCCGCCACATTGCTGTTCTGCCTGAGAACAGAGGCAAAGGCTATGCGCGCGGCATGATACTTGAGCTGCTGACGGCCCGTCAGCCGCGTTACTTGCTTGCAGAGACTGAAGATGAGATTGCTGCGGACTTTTATCGGGCGCTGGGTTTCATGGTGTATAGTCTTGGCGAGAATCCGGCGGGCATTGAGATGTTCCGCTGTGTGTATGAAGTAGAAGAGACTGAGGACGAGGAATAA
- a CDS encoding HNH endonuclease, whose product MKGQAAGTCELCGRSPVATTVHHLVPREKGGAMQPTALLCKACHRQIHALYTNSDLVRMHLTTIQALRQDQQIAAYLKWISKQPPGAEPKVRKSQRVRSKR is encoded by the coding sequence ATGAAGGGACAGGCTGCAGGCACCTGTGAATTGTGCGGACGTTCACCGGTGGCTACTACGGTCCATCATCTCGTTCCCCGGGAAAAAGGGGGCGCAATGCAGCCCACTGCGCTGCTCTGCAAAGCCTGCCACCGGCAGATTCATGCGCTTTATACCAATTCCGATCTTGTCCGGATGCACTTGACTACCATCCAAGCCCTGCGTCAGGACCAGCAGATTGCTGCATATTTGAAGTGGATAAGCAAGCAGCCCCCGGGAGCCGAACCAAAGGTGCGCAAGTCACAGAGGGTCCGGAGCAAACGGTGA
- a CDS encoding MarR family winged helix-turn-helix transcriptional regulator — protein sequence MKEDAERWINRYVDAYLVVTRQINARIKERMAEGLTTDQFLILRLIKGQEMCTSTYLAEAVCVGKSSITAIINRLAEAGMIERTRDEHDRRQVYLSLTELGEQIYLLAEKQVKEVISPYLLYFMEEDIEKFITMFEKLAFLMQEKQEGETIEDHTES from the coding sequence TTGAAGGAAGATGCAGAACGGTGGATAAACCGCTACGTGGATGCCTATCTCGTAGTGACAAGGCAGATCAATGCCCGGATCAAGGAGCGGATGGCTGAAGGTCTGACGACTGACCAGTTTCTGATTCTGCGGCTGATCAAAGGCCAAGAGATGTGCACCTCCACTTATCTGGCGGAAGCCGTATGTGTCGGCAAGAGCTCCATTACCGCAATTATCAACCGGCTTGCTGAAGCGGGAATGATCGAACGGACCCGTGATGAGCATGACCGGCGCCAGGTATACTTGTCGCTCACTGAGCTGGGGGAGCAAATATATCTGCTGGCTGAGAAGCAGGTAAAGGAAGTGATCTCTCCTTATCTGCTCTATTTTATGGAAGAAGATATCGAGAAATTCATCACCATGTTTGAGAAGCTGGCATTTTTAATGCAGGAGAAACAGGAGGGAGAAACGATTGAAGACCATACTGAAAGCTAG
- a CDS encoding tetratricopeptide repeat protein — translation MFKILGFLLLYRLVGNPFLALIVLLVILYFLDRRYVGIFPSIARPFRRSRQISRLRTTISLNPNDVSAKFELARLLVERKRYNESKDLLLQITDRYEQSAEYWVELGYVNLKLGLMPEGEAQMLQGLEINRRARYGQPYLQLAETFRGVDQDKALYYVSQFQEIQSSSSEAYYLAGSMYKALGRNEDAKRAFEESTAIYRTLPKYKKRQERGWALRSYFAKMR, via the coding sequence ATGTTTAAAATCTTGGGTTTTTTACTGCTATACCGTCTGGTGGGCAATCCTTTTCTTGCCTTGATTGTTTTGCTGGTAATTCTGTATTTTCTGGACCGCCGTTACGTCGGCATCTTCCCCAGCATCGCCAGACCTTTCCGGCGGAGCCGGCAAATTTCCAGACTGCGGACCACCATTTCGCTTAATCCAAACGATGTTTCCGCTAAATTCGAACTGGCCCGTCTGCTTGTTGAACGCAAGCGGTATAACGAATCCAAAGATCTTCTCCTGCAGATCACAGACAGGTATGAACAATCTGCCGAATATTGGGTGGAGCTCGGATACGTGAATCTGAAGCTGGGTCTGATGCCGGAAGGTGAGGCTCAGATGCTCCAGGGACTTGAGATCAACCGCAGAGCACGATACGGCCAGCCTTATCTCCAGCTCGCGGAGACGTTCCGTGGTGTAGATCAGGACAAAGCACTGTACTACGTGAGCCAATTTCAAGAGATCCAGTCTTCATCCAGTGAAGCCTACTACCTTGCCGGCTCTATGTATAAGGCACTCGGCAGGAATGAAGATGCCAAACGGGCTTTTGAGGAATCCACGGCAATCTACCGCACCCTTCCGAAATACAAAAAACGCCAGGAACGCGGCTGGGCACTGCGCAGCTATTTTGCAAAGATGCGTTAA